Below is a genomic region from Vibrio mimicus.
ATATTGGCGCCTTTAGAGTTCTCCCAACCTTCCATCATGAAAACCGCATCAGCGACTCTCACCATGGGTAAGCAAATCTCCATGTATTCGTGATGCTGTAACCCATCTGGAAGTATCGCTGGGTTAAGCACTATCCAGTTATCGCATCGAAGTGAAAACTCTCGTTTGAAAAATGCTGGCTTGTTGAATTCTGGTAAGCCGGTCATGGGTCCTGCGATGTATATCTTCTTCATTTGCGATCACTCTCTTTTCTTTGCTTTACCAGTTCGCGCCAGTTTTCAATTCCGGCATCTTTTAGCGCAGATAGAAAAGTTTGATTTATTGCTCTTCTGGCTGCGTTCACTTTTTTTAGTTCGGGCTCAAGGCTTGCAGCTAATGCGGCCTTTTCCATGGCTTGGGCTTTTACCTGCTTAAATTTGGTTGGTGTTAGTACATCCATGCAGCAGTTGATCATTGCCCAATCGTCTTTGTTTAGTATTTCGGTGAGTTTCATTTCACAACGCCTGCCGCTTTTTTCTTTGCTACGTATGGCTGACAAATCGACAAGCTGAGTGCCTTTTGATTGCCGCAGCCAATAAATCCAAAGTAGGCCGCGCTTCGTTTATCTTCGTTGCTGTTGCCTTTCCATCCGGTTGCAAGCTCAAACTGCTTTTTGGCTTCTTGAGATTTCCAAGCACTGCTAACAGGGTGGCGAGTGAATTGGATGCCCAACTTAGTCAGCATTCGCTCAACTTCAATTTGTGCCTGTTTGCACTTGGCTACGTTCTGACTTGTCATGCCGTAGGCTTTTTTGTTCTGGTCTTTGCCGTGCCAAACCGCTTTGTTACCGTTTAGGTTCTCGATATGCACATGAATGTCACCAAGCGCTTTTAGCTCGATGAGCTTATCCATGAAATCAAGCAGGTTGAGGTTGTGGAGCTCAATAAGAGCTCCGTTCTTGTAGATCGCAACGCCGTGCGCTTCTGAATCTGGGTCACAGCCTATGGTGAAATTAATCAAAGCTTAATCCTCATCAAAACCGCAACATTTCAAAATAAACCTTCCCATTTTGGTTTTATTAGTCCAGCCAGCATCGCCATAGAGAACATAACGGAAAGGCCAGAGAATAAACGTCAGTGGAAATGCCCATAATTGATTAAGACGATGAACAACTGTTTTATCCGGTGGCGATAAAAGATAAAGATCTAATCTTGTTCTTGCTCTATCGCGGAAGTTTCCAAATAGGAAATCTAATACTTCTTCTCTATCCAAAGTTATGCCGCGCTCTTCTTCGTAACGCTTTATCTCATCGTCTACTTTGTGTCTGTAATTCCAAGAGGCTCTGTTTGACTTCATTTCTTTAACTAAGAAACTCATAGTGTTGACTCTCCGCGTTGGTAGGCATTAACGATCTTGTCTCTAATGGCCTGTGCAACATAAGGATTGCCATTGACGACTTCTGAAACCATCGAGTAAGCAATGTTGTATGCACGGAATCGAAACTTCAAGTTTGGCGGCTTCTTCTGCTTGCATATCAAAGCGTTTTTTAGCGGCGAACCCATCTGCCATGCCAGTTAAAACCCAGCAACCGATCAAGTAAGAAATCCACCACTGGATAAGATCACCAAAGCTCAGATCATTGACTTGGTTTAGTAGGTCGCTAATGAAGCTGTTGATAAAATCAGTCACTCAGCATCCTCCCAACTACCGCCAAACTCTGAGCGTTCTTGGCTAGCGCTTAGCCAAAGAGGGTAGAACGACAAGCAGAACGAGGCATACATCAGCAAGCCATTAGTTGTGCTTGGTGCATCCATTGAAGAGATAAACAGCACAGCCGAAACAAGCGCCACAAGCGTTATCGCAATGATCAAAATAAAACGTGGATTTTTCATATCTTTCACCATACCGGCTCTAACTGAGCCTGAATTCTTGTGCTTCTTCCTGCACCGTTAACAACTAATGACTTAACCCAATACTCTTTGCCTTCGTGGCGATAAATGCGCTTGTGCTGATGACAAATCACCAGTGCATCTACGGCTTTGCTGTTTGGTAACACTCTAATGATCAACATGCCGCCACCGCCTTTAAGTAACCCGCATCGAGTAGCTTCTTCTGCAGCCAGATCTCACCTTTGCCTGTAATTAACGGCGTGTTGCTGATTCTGGT
It encodes:
- a CDS encoding DUF4406 domain-containing protein, coding for MKKIYIAGPMTGLPEFNKPAFFKREFSLRCDNWIVLNPAILPDGLQHHEYMEICLPMVRVADAVFMMEGWENSKGANMEHDYAKDIGLEIIYEC